One Comamonas endophytica DNA window includes the following coding sequences:
- a CDS encoding M20 aminoacylase family protein, producing MHPLPEFALADKVLPAIQDTAAEMVRLRHDIHAHPELAFEEFRTADLVAENLARWGFSVHRGLGGTGVVGTLKRGTSPRAIGIRADMDALPVHEETGLPYASRNAGKMHACGHDGHTAILLSAARVIAQSTDFDGTVHLIFQPAEEGLGGGRHMVEDGLFEKFPCDMVFALHNMPGFPVGRFGFLGGSFMASSDSVTVTVQGQGGHGSAPHQAADPVVAAAYIVVALQTIVSRNTDPREMAVVSVGAIHGGNAPNVIPDSVQMRLTVRAYRPEVRQRLRERITEVVQAQAVTLGVRAEVDYHWRYPALINDHAATELARSVAADWLGEEALIPDMQPLTGSEDFSFMLEQVPGCYLIVGNGEGGHHSTGGCMVHNPGYDFNDAILPIASSYWVQLVRSFLAPAA from the coding sequence ATGCATCCCCTACCTGAATTCGCACTGGCAGACAAAGTCCTGCCGGCCATCCAAGACACCGCCGCCGAGATGGTGCGCTTGCGCCATGACATCCATGCCCACCCGGAGCTGGCTTTCGAGGAGTTCCGCACCGCCGATCTGGTCGCTGAGAATCTGGCCCGCTGGGGCTTCAGCGTGCACCGCGGGCTTGGCGGCACCGGTGTCGTCGGGACGCTGAAGCGCGGCACGAGCCCGCGTGCCATTGGCATCCGCGCCGATATGGATGCGCTGCCGGTCCACGAGGAAACGGGCCTGCCCTATGCCAGCCGTAATGCGGGCAAGATGCATGCATGCGGCCATGACGGCCATACCGCCATTCTGCTGTCCGCTGCGCGCGTGATCGCCCAGTCGACGGATTTCGACGGCACCGTGCATTTGATCTTCCAGCCCGCAGAGGAAGGGCTTGGCGGCGGCCGGCATATGGTCGAGGACGGCCTGTTCGAGAAATTCCCCTGCGACATGGTCTTCGCGCTGCACAACATGCCGGGTTTCCCGGTGGGCAGGTTCGGCTTTCTCGGCGGCTCGTTCATGGCGTCTTCCGACTCCGTGACGGTGACCGTGCAGGGCCAGGGCGGGCATGGCTCTGCGCCGCACCAGGCGGCCGACCCGGTCGTGGCCGCGGCCTATATCGTGGTGGCGCTGCAGACCATCGTTTCCAGGAACACCGACCCACGCGAGATGGCGGTGGTGAGCGTGGGCGCGATCCACGGCGGCAATGCCCCGAACGTGATCCCCGATAGCGTGCAGATGCGCCTGACGGTGCGCGCCTACCGCCCCGAGGTGCGCCAGCGGCTGCGCGAGCGCATCACCGAGGTGGTCCAGGCGCAGGCCGTGACGCTCGGGGTGCGTGCGGAAGTCGACTACCACTGGCGCTATCCGGCGCTGATCAACGACCACGCCGCCACGGAGCTTGCGCGCAGCGTGGCCGCCGACTGGCTGGGCGAGGAGGCCTTGATCCCGGACATGCAGCCGCTCACCGGCAGCGAGGATTTCTCCTTCATGCTGGAGCAGGTGCCCGGCTGCTACCTGATCGTCGGCAACGGCGAGGGCGGCCATCACAGCACCGGCGGCTGCATGGTGCACAACCCCGGCTACGACTTCAACGACGCGATCCTGCCCATTGCCTCGAGCTACTGGGTGCAGCTGGTGCGGAGCTTCCTCGCGCCTGCCGCCTGA
- a CDS encoding Bug family tripartite tricarboxylate transporter substrate binding protein: MNLTRRTLLGALAASPLALHAQTAWPAGRPINMVVGYAPGGSVDLACRATADYLAAKLPGAIVTVENVSGAAGVIAAQRVSQAPADGYTLMVGSSNEFCATAHVNPAQKYDPVKGFTHIGMVCDSPVLFVASPKLGVRNMDEFLALVRKHPGKYSYGSSGVGSTLHFAGELLKKRGNLFMSHIPYRGTAPLLTDLVGGNLDFAMITTTAANSFVANGRLVALGVTSAKRSPAAPNVPAIAEHPALSGYELTGWLSLAAPRGLTEEIAERLRIALRARLQDPAYRRRLEDGGLVPATGNEDISAVIQQDGKKYAELVKFANIKD, from the coding sequence ATGAACCTCACACGACGCACCCTGCTTGGCGCCCTGGCTGCCAGTCCCCTGGCCCTGCATGCCCAGACCGCGTGGCCCGCGGGCCGGCCCATCAACATGGTGGTGGGCTATGCGCCCGGCGGCTCCGTGGATCTCGCCTGCCGCGCGACGGCCGATTACCTCGCAGCCAAGCTGCCGGGCGCGATCGTCACCGTGGAAAACGTCTCCGGAGCGGCCGGCGTCATTGCCGCGCAGCGCGTGTCGCAGGCGCCGGCCGACGGCTACACGCTGATGGTCGGCTCGAGCAACGAGTTCTGCGCCACGGCGCATGTCAACCCGGCGCAGAAATACGATCCCGTCAAAGGCTTCACCCATATCGGCATGGTGTGCGATTCGCCGGTGCTGTTCGTCGCCAGCCCCAAGCTGGGCGTGAGGAACATGGACGAGTTCCTGGCGCTGGTGAGGAAGCACCCGGGCAAATACAGCTACGGCAGCTCGGGCGTGGGCTCCACGCTGCATTTCGCCGGCGAGCTGCTGAAAAAGCGCGGCAACCTTTTCATGAGCCATATCCCCTACCGCGGCACCGCGCCGCTGCTGACCGATCTGGTGGGTGGAAATCTGGACTTCGCGATGATCACGACCACGGCCGCCAATTCCTTTGTCGCCAATGGCCGCCTGGTGGCATTGGGTGTCACATCGGCGAAGCGCAGCCCGGCGGCGCCCAATGTGCCGGCCATTGCCGAGCATCCCGCGCTTTCCGGCTACGAATTGACCGGATGGCTCTCGCTGGCCGCGCCGCGCGGCCTGACGGAGGAGATTGCCGAGCGGCTGCGCATTGCCCTGCGCGCCCGGCTGCAGGATCCGGCCTACCGCCGCCGGCTCGAGGACGGCGGCCTGGTGCCTGCGACGGGCAACGAGGATATCTCCGCCGTCATCCAGCAGGATGGAAAGAAGTATGCGGAGCTGGTGAAATTCGCCAATATCAAGGATTGA
- a CDS encoding DUF1513 domain-containing protein has protein sequence MGESMHRRQWLLQALGWSMLPAFPLAASAQIRADNSTLPRFIAAWQASGQQHIGQLAWSSATASKPQLRPLHTLEVPTRAHALLQEPSGAIVSVARRPGDWLVRWHPGQEPQWLWIEADRVFNGHVLASADGRHIYTTETDLADSQGLIGVRDARSLEKVAEWRTGGMDPHQLLLDGDGSLIVANGGIPTQPETGRRKLRLDHMDSSVVRLAPQSQGETLGLWKLDDPRLSLRHLAWGKALRPGAARRWLGVALQAEHDDAEAKRQAPVLAVFDGEALRAVPAPQALNGYGGDIAFTGRGFAVSCPRVDGVALFGPGAPGAQIAWQGLHALPGAYALAASPTGPQLWVGGGDQAEGLDAAGQLASLAPAELGTIQLDNHWLRAQHG, from the coding sequence ATGGGTGAATCGATGCACCGCAGGCAGTGGCTGCTGCAGGCACTGGGCTGGTCGATGCTGCCAGCGTTCCCGCTGGCCGCGAGCGCGCAGATCCGCGCCGACAATTCAACATTGCCCCGCTTCATTGCCGCCTGGCAAGCCAGCGGCCAGCAGCATATCGGCCAGCTGGCCTGGTCAAGCGCTACCGCCAGCAAGCCGCAACTGCGCCCGCTGCACACCCTGGAAGTGCCCACGCGCGCCCATGCCCTGCTGCAGGAGCCATCGGGCGCGATCGTCTCCGTGGCGCGCCGGCCCGGCGACTGGCTGGTGCGCTGGCATCCCGGCCAGGAGCCGCAGTGGCTGTGGATCGAAGCCGACCGCGTCTTCAACGGCCATGTGCTGGCCAGTGCCGACGGGCGCCACATCTACACCACCGAAACCGATCTCGCCGACAGCCAGGGCCTGATCGGCGTGCGCGACGCACGCAGCCTGGAGAAGGTGGCCGAATGGCGCACCGGCGGCATGGACCCGCACCAGCTGCTGCTCGACGGCGACGGCAGCCTGATCGTGGCCAATGGCGGCATTCCGACCCAGCCCGAGACCGGCCGGCGCAAGCTGCGTCTGGACCACATGGACTCCTCTGTGGTACGCCTCGCGCCGCAATCGCAGGGCGAAACGCTGGGCCTGTGGAAGCTGGACGATCCGCGCCTGAGCCTGCGCCATCTGGCCTGGGGCAAGGCGCTGCGCCCGGGCGCGGCGCGGCGCTGGCTCGGCGTGGCGCTGCAGGCCGAGCACGATGATGCCGAAGCCAAGCGCCAGGCGCCGGTGCTGGCGGTGTTCGACGGCGAGGCGCTGCGCGCGGTGCCGGCGCCGCAAGCGCTCAATGGCTATGGCGGCGATATCGCCTTCACCGGCCGCGGCTTTGCCGTCAGCTGCCCGCGCGTCGATGGCGTGGCGCTGTTCGGCCCCGGTGCGCCGGGGGCGCAGATTGCCTGGCAAGGGCTGCATGCGCTGCCGGGCGCCTACGCGCTGGCGGCGTCGCCCACGGGCCCGCAGCTGTGGGTCGGTGGTGGCGATCAGGCCGAAGGGCTCGACGCTGCAGGGCAGCTTGCAAGCCTGGCACCCGCCGAACTGGGTACGATCCAGTTGGACAACCACTGGCTGCGCGCGCAGCACGGCTGA
- a CDS encoding imelysin family protein yields the protein MNHKLHTALRPLAWACTSLALAAATLAPAAAQGIPAAYAEVALPFYTPVHLSAGLTSQWYNANAAAFAGSAQALVEGWQQYCAGQGSIGAVQQRWRAAATDWERLSAVALGPLVERRSMRLLDFQPLRPAAVRKAIATAPTDLRGMERVGAPAKGFPALEWLLWTEPAAPNTPACSYALMAAREVQSEAQALQQAFTRLAQTPWDEEDSTAAPTLMAEFINQWIGGLERLRWAQMEKPVRSQGKSAAPDFARSASQTSLQSWRAQWAALQALAVHRAGAVPVPGKDIVPIELYLRGRGLNDLAQQWVDAVQAADQAMAQLASTDSEAVLKAVRALNQVKQQMQDQVAPALEVNIGFSDADGD from the coding sequence ATGAACCACAAGCTGCATACCGCCCTCCGCCCGCTGGCCTGGGCCTGCACCTCGCTGGCCCTCGCGGCCGCCACGCTTGCGCCCGCCGCGGCGCAGGGCATCCCTGCGGCCTATGCCGAGGTGGCGCTGCCCTTCTACACTCCCGTGCACCTGAGCGCCGGGCTCACCAGCCAGTGGTACAACGCCAACGCCGCCGCGTTTGCCGGCAGCGCCCAGGCACTGGTCGAAGGCTGGCAGCAGTACTGCGCGGGCCAGGGTTCGATCGGCGCCGTGCAGCAGCGCTGGCGCGCCGCCGCCACCGACTGGGAGCGGCTGTCGGCGGTCGCCCTGGGGCCGCTGGTCGAACGCCGCTCGATGCGTCTGCTGGACTTCCAGCCGCTGCGTCCGGCGGCCGTGCGCAAGGCCATCGCCACCGCCCCCACGGACCTGCGCGGCATGGAGCGCGTGGGTGCGCCGGCCAAGGGTTTCCCGGCGCTGGAATGGCTGCTGTGGACCGAACCGGCGGCGCCCAACACGCCCGCCTGCAGCTACGCGCTGATGGCAGCGCGCGAAGTCCAGTCGGAAGCGCAGGCGCTGCAGCAGGCCTTTACCCGGCTGGCGCAAACGCCCTGGGACGAGGAGGACTCCACAGCCGCGCCGACGCTGATGGCCGAGTTCATCAACCAGTGGATCGGCGGACTCGAGCGCCTGCGCTGGGCACAGATGGAAAAGCCGGTGCGCAGCCAGGGCAAGTCCGCAGCCCCCGACTTCGCGCGCAGCGCCAGCCAGACCAGCCTGCAATCATGGCGCGCGCAATGGGCGGCGCTGCAGGCGCTGGCGGTGCACCGCGCGGGTGCCGTGCCCGTGCCGGGCAAGGATATCGTGCCCATCGAACTCTATCTGCGCGGCCGCGGGCTCAACGATCTGGCCCAGCAGTGGGTCGATGCAGTGCAGGCCGCGGACCAGGCGATGGCGCAGCTGGCCTCGACCGACAGCGAGGCGGTGCTGAAGGCGGTGCGTGCGCTGAATCAGGTCAAGCAGCAGATGCAGGACCAGGTGGCGCCGGCGCTTGAAGTCAATATCGGCTTTTCCGACGCCGACGGAGATTGA
- a CDS encoding di-heme oxidoredictase family protein yields the protein MKKSTGGLLLACSLAAALAAQVLAQPKTEAAAATAAAPIAATPAEHLPGGNTTVYATGRNAFSFPAANLSDAERTRFVIGNSFFKRNWVQAPASTTARDGLGPHFLARSCGGCHVQDGRAQPPDFHNGLAPRNVAGLLMRVSVPGKNPLGGPALEPTYGDQLNDQAVDGVRAEGRLHIRYETIKGKFADGTPYELEKPIYSVRELGYGPLAPDAQFSPRIAPQVIGLGLLEAIPAAELEANARAQEAAGGPVRGKVNLVWDSYANAMLPGRFGWKANVASLAHQTASAFQGDIGITSRLFPNESCTAPQKDCLEAPRGAKGQAVEIDDKTLDDVIFYQSTLAPPARRDPTDPQVLQGQKIFERAQCAACHRPSYVTGEPLFPRLSSPALSGQVIFPYTDMLLHDMGPDLADGRPDFLADGNQWRTPPLWGLGLIKAVNGHSRLLHDGRARDMLEAVLWHGGEASASRDAVLQLNAQERDALVRFLESL from the coding sequence ATGAAGAAATCCACCGGCGGGCTGCTATTGGCCTGCAGCCTGGCAGCGGCCCTGGCCGCGCAGGTTCTGGCGCAACCCAAGACCGAAGCGGCTGCCGCCACCGCAGCGGCGCCAATCGCTGCCACGCCGGCGGAGCACCTGCCCGGCGGCAACACCACGGTGTATGCCACCGGGCGCAACGCCTTCTCCTTTCCCGCCGCCAACCTCAGCGATGCCGAGCGCACGCGCTTCGTCATCGGCAATTCCTTCTTCAAGCGCAACTGGGTGCAGGCGCCGGCGTCGACCACGGCGCGCGACGGCCTGGGCCCGCACTTCCTGGCGCGCTCGTGCGGCGGCTGCCACGTGCAGGACGGCCGCGCGCAGCCGCCCGACTTCCACAACGGCCTGGCGCCGCGCAACGTGGCCGGGCTGCTGATGCGCGTTTCGGTGCCCGGCAAGAATCCGCTGGGCGGGCCGGCGCTCGAGCCCACCTATGGAGACCAGCTCAACGACCAGGCCGTCGACGGCGTGCGCGCCGAGGGCCGGCTGCACATCCGCTACGAGACCATCAAGGGCAAGTTCGCCGACGGCACGCCCTACGAACTGGAGAAACCCATCTATTCAGTGCGCGAGCTGGGCTATGGTCCGCTGGCGCCCGACGCGCAGTTCAGCCCGCGCATCGCGCCGCAGGTGATCGGCCTGGGCCTGCTCGAAGCCATTCCCGCGGCCGAACTCGAGGCCAACGCGCGCGCGCAGGAGGCTGCGGGCGGCCCGGTGCGCGGCAAGGTCAACCTGGTCTGGGACAGCTATGCCAATGCCATGCTGCCCGGTCGCTTCGGCTGGAAGGCCAATGTCGCCAGCCTGGCGCACCAGACGGCTTCGGCGTTCCAGGGTGACATCGGCATCACCTCGCGGCTGTTCCCCAACGAATCCTGCACCGCTCCCCAGAAGGACTGCCTGGAAGCGCCGCGCGGCGCCAAGGGCCAGGCCGTGGAGATCGACGACAAGACGCTGGACGATGTGATCTTCTACCAGAGCACCCTGGCGCCGCCGGCGCGCCGCGACCCCACCGATCCGCAGGTGCTGCAGGGCCAGAAGATCTTCGAGCGCGCGCAGTGCGCGGCCTGCCACCGCCCCAGCTATGTCACCGGCGAGCCGCTTTTTCCGCGCCTGAGCAGCCCGGCGCTGTCGGGGCAGGTCATCTTTCCCTACACCGACATGCTGCTGCACGACATGGGCCCCGATCTGGCCGACGGCCGGCCCGACTTCCTGGCCGACGGCAACCAGTGGCGCACGCCGCCGCTGTGGGGCCTGGGGCTGATCAAGGCCGTCAACGGCCACAGCCGGCTGCTGCACGACGGCCGCGCGCGCGACATGCTCGAAGCCGTGCTCTGGCACGGCGGCGAGGCCAGCGCCTCGCGCGACGCGGTGCTGCAACTCAATGCGCAGGAGCGCGACGCGCTGGTGCGCTTTCTCGAATCGCTTTGA
- a CDS encoding imelysin family protein: MHKLLLIAALVAAPVAAPLAQPATPATAPAAAQQSALSANQVAAHYAQLVHAGYSDSLQSAQAMQKAIDRLLAKPSADTLAAARKAWLQARDYYGQTEAFRFYDGPIDSEDGPEARMNAWPMDESYVDYVQGNDKAGIINDRQQAITAEALSELNEKDGEENIATGWHAIEFLLWGQDLSATGPGARPHTDFVDGRKPNADRRRQYLKVITDLLIEDLRSVQAAWAPNVAGNYRAEFVNGGNESIRRIFVGLGSLSRGELAGERLEVALASQDQEDEHSCFSDNTHNDAIANAKGIENVWLGEYKRLDGSMLRGPGVRALVAQKDAALAEETTRHIRASVAAAQQIPAPFDQAIQGERSAPARARIQAVIDHLIEQSKDLAASAQAVGIERLNIVQPK; the protein is encoded by the coding sequence ATGCACAAACTGCTGTTGATTGCCGCCCTCGTTGCCGCTCCCGTGGCTGCCCCGCTGGCCCAGCCCGCCACCCCCGCCACCGCGCCCGCTGCAGCGCAGCAGTCCGCGCTGAGCGCCAACCAGGTCGCGGCGCACTATGCCCAGCTGGTCCACGCGGGCTACAGCGATTCGCTGCAATCGGCGCAGGCCATGCAAAAGGCCATCGACCGGCTGCTGGCAAAGCCCAGCGCCGACACGCTGGCCGCGGCGCGCAAGGCCTGGCTGCAGGCGCGCGACTACTACGGCCAGACCGAGGCCTTCCGTTTCTACGACGGCCCCATCGACAGCGAAGACGGTCCGGAAGCGCGCATGAACGCCTGGCCCATGGACGAATCCTATGTCGACTACGTGCAGGGCAACGACAAGGCCGGCATCATCAACGACCGCCAGCAGGCGATCACCGCCGAGGCGCTGTCCGAGCTGAACGAAAAGGATGGCGAGGAGAACATCGCCACCGGCTGGCACGCCATCGAATTCCTGCTCTGGGGCCAGGACCTGAGCGCCACCGGACCGGGCGCGCGCCCGCACACCGATTTCGTCGATGGCAGGAAGCCCAACGCCGACCGCCGCCGCCAGTACCTGAAGGTGATCACCGATCTGCTCATCGAGGACCTGCGCAGCGTGCAGGCCGCCTGGGCGCCTAACGTGGCCGGCAACTACCGCGCCGAGTTCGTCAATGGCGGCAACGAGTCGATCCGCCGCATCTTCGTCGGCCTGGGCTCGCTGTCGCGCGGCGAACTCGCGGGCGAACGCCTGGAAGTAGCGCTGGCCAGCCAGGACCAGGAAGACGAGCACTCGTGCTTCTCCGACAACACCCACAACGATGCGATCGCCAACGCCAAGGGCATCGAGAACGTCTGGCTCGGCGAATACAAGCGCCTCGACGGCTCGATGCTGCGCGGCCCGGGCGTGCGCGCTCTGGTGGCGCAAAAGGACGCAGCGCTGGCCGAGGAAACCACGCGCCACATCCGCGCCTCGGTGGCCGCGGCGCAGCAGATCCCCGCGCCCTTCGACCAGGCCATCCAGGGCGAACGCTCGGCGCCTGCGCGCGCCAGGATCCAGGCCGTCATCGACCACCTGATCGAGCAGAGCAAGGACCTCGCGGCCTCGGCCCAGGCCGTGGGCATCGAGCGCCTGAACATCGTGCAACCCAAGTAA
- a CDS encoding DsbA family protein produces MPSSPAPVLHYIFDPLCGWCYAAAPLLAAARALPGLAVQWHAGGMLSGAARRTITREWRAHVIPHDERIAALTGQPFGDAYYNGLLNQVGATLDSTPPIAAMLAAEAMDGRGLDLLARAQTAHYVEGQQISTLGVLQSLAGELGLDIRTFTAHCQEVLADTVQSHIQESREWLQASGGQGFPTFVLEFTDRSSGQRVAQRVDIGPWLGNPAGWAEHLQQGLERAAGALPRD; encoded by the coding sequence ATGCCCTCCTCCCCCGCTCCCGTGCTGCATTACATCTTCGATCCACTGTGCGGCTGGTGCTATGCCGCCGCTCCGCTGCTGGCCGCCGCGCGCGCGCTGCCGGGGCTGGCGGTGCAGTGGCATGCGGGCGGCATGCTCAGCGGCGCGGCCCGGCGCACCATCACGCGCGAGTGGCGCGCCCATGTGATACCGCACGACGAGCGCATCGCGGCGCTCACCGGCCAGCCTTTTGGCGACGCCTATTACAACGGCCTGCTCAACCAGGTGGGCGCGACGCTGGACTCCACGCCGCCGATCGCCGCCATGCTGGCGGCCGAAGCCATGGACGGCCGCGGGCTCGATCTGCTGGCGCGCGCGCAGACCGCGCACTATGTCGAGGGCCAGCAGATTTCCACGCTGGGCGTGCTGCAGTCGCTGGCGGGCGAGCTCGGGCTCGACATCCGCACCTTCACCGCGCATTGCCAGGAGGTGCTGGCGGACACGGTGCAAAGCCATATCCAGGAAAGCCGCGAATGGCTGCAGGCTTCGGGCGGCCAGGGCTTTCCGACCTTCGTGCTGGAATTCACCGACCGATCCAGTGGCCAACGCGTAGCCCAGCGGGTCGATATCGGTCCCTGGCTGGGCAACCCGGCGGGCTGGGCGGAGCATTTGCAGCAAGGGCTGGAGCGGGCGGCGGGTGCGCTGCCTCGGGACTGA
- the mnmH gene encoding tRNA 2-selenouridine(34) synthase MnmH, with product MSPRPPVRITDKHQFDTLVDARSPAEFALDHIPGAINCPVLDDEERATIGTLYKQVSPFEARRLGAAMVSANLARHMRETFADKPANWKPLVYCWRGGLRSGSMVTWLRLVGWDAQQLAGGYKYFRQHVMAQLETLVPQLQLRVLCGATGSAKTRVLHALAAQGEQVLDLEGHARHKGSLLGHLPGIEQPSQKAFETQLADQLERLDPKRPVYIEGESPRIGRIALPLALVERMRDAPCIEIEASPEARLAYLLRDYAYLGDDAPALSQQLGRLKELQGNATIARWQSWAGESALEPLFAELMALHYDPQYERSQARHFRRWAERTRIGCDDLSDAGIARLAQQVASA from the coding sequence GTGTCTCCTCGCCCGCCCGTCCGCATCACCGACAAGCACCAGTTCGACACGCTGGTCGACGCCCGCTCGCCCGCCGAGTTCGCGCTCGACCACATTCCCGGCGCCATCAACTGCCCGGTGCTCGACGACGAGGAGCGCGCCACCATCGGCACCCTCTACAAGCAGGTCAGCCCCTTCGAAGCCAGGCGCCTGGGCGCGGCCATGGTCTCGGCCAACCTCGCGCGCCACATGCGCGAGACCTTTGCCGACAAGCCCGCGAACTGGAAGCCGCTGGTCTACTGCTGGCGCGGCGGCCTGCGCAGCGGCTCGATGGTCACCTGGCTGCGGCTCGTGGGCTGGGATGCGCAGCAGCTCGCCGGCGGCTACAAGTATTTCCGCCAGCATGTCATGGCCCAGCTCGAGACCCTCGTGCCGCAGCTCCAGTTGCGCGTGCTCTGCGGCGCCACCGGCAGCGCCAAGACACGCGTGCTGCATGCGCTGGCGGCGCAGGGCGAGCAGGTGCTCGATCTGGAGGGCCATGCGCGCCACAAGGGGTCGCTGCTGGGGCATTTGCCGGGCATCGAGCAGCCTTCGCAGAAAGCCTTCGAGACCCAGTTGGCCGACCAGCTCGAGCGGTTGGACCCGAAACGGCCCGTCTATATCGAAGGCGAGAGTCCGCGCATCGGCCGCATCGCGCTGCCGCTGGCGCTGGTCGAGCGCATGCGCGATGCCCCCTGCATCGAGATCGAGGCCTCGCCCGAGGCCCGGCTGGCCTACCTGCTGCGTGACTATGCCTACCTGGGAGACGATGCGCCGGCGCTGTCGCAGCAGCTCGGCCGCCTCAAGGAGCTGCAAGGCAATGCCACCATCGCGCGCTGGCAGAGCTGGGCCGGCGAAAGCGCGCTCGAGCCATTGTTCGCCGAACTGATGGCGCTGCATTACGACCCGCAGTACGAGCGCTCGCAGGCGCGGCACTTCCGCCGCTGGGCCGAGCGCACGCGCATTGGCTGCGACGACCTGAGCGACGCCGGCATCGCGCGGCTGGCGCAGCAGGTGGCATCTGCCTAG
- a CDS encoding LysE family translocator, which translates to MHPSSFYPLLIYTFVYSITPGPNNILLAASGAAFGYRRSLPHMLGVSLGAALMLIVVGCGLCATFTRMPLLHTVLRYGAALYLLRLAWCIAHTGTEGGNEVLPQPMRFWQGLALQWINPKTWMMAVGVVAAYTPREGYFTQLLLAGALLALVSFPSISMWTLFGQWVARMLRSGAARRRFNRLMAGLLLLSLYPFVAELWKDLA; encoded by the coding sequence ATGCATCCGTCTTCCTTCTATCCACTGCTGATCTACACCTTCGTCTACTCGATCACGCCCGGCCCGAACAACATCCTGCTGGCGGCGTCGGGTGCCGCCTTCGGCTACCGGCGCAGCCTGCCGCACATGCTTGGCGTCAGCCTGGGAGCGGCGCTGATGCTGATCGTCGTCGGCTGCGGCCTGTGTGCGACGTTCACCCGGATGCCGCTGCTGCACACCGTGCTGCGCTACGGGGCCGCCCTGTATCTGCTGCGCCTTGCATGGTGCATCGCGCACACGGGAACCGAGGGCGGGAATGAGGTGCTTCCCCAGCCGATGCGCTTCTGGCAGGGACTGGCGCTGCAGTGGATCAACCCCAAGACCTGGATGATGGCCGTGGGCGTGGTGGCCGCCTACACGCCGCGCGAGGGCTACTTCACGCAGCTGCTGCTGGCCGGTGCGCTGCTGGCGCTGGTCAGCTTTCCCAGCATCAGCATGTGGACGCTGTTCGGCCAGTGGGTGGCGCGCATGCTGCGCTCGGGCGCGGCCCGCCGGCGCTTCAACCGGCTGATGGCCGGGCTGCTGCTGCTGTCGCTCTACCCCTTTGTCGCCGAGCTGTGGAAAGACCTGGCCTAG